The genomic interval AGTGAACTAAAATATCAGAGCTCAAGTGGAAACTATCAACAAATAGAAGGACCGCCCGAGGCGAAGATAATGCTGGAGAACATAGGGGTTGATGGGGCTACAATTGATCGTATTTGTTGGTTGATTGCGCATCATCACACGTATCATACGATTGATAGCATAGATTATCAAATCTTGGTTGAGGCAGATTTTCTCGTTAATATTTTTGAAGATGAGATGCCCGTCGCTTCGATAAGAAATATCCGGGAAAAAATATTTAAAACCAAAGCTGGACTGCAGTTATTAGATGACTTATATTTGCAATCTTGCATAAAAGGGGATTGCGAGGAAGAAAGCATACAGGTCTGAAATCGGAGCTTCGGTTGATAATAAAGAGGTAAAACCTGCATCTACTCTTAAGAGGCAAAGAATTTCAATAAAAAAGAAAAGCCGCCTAGTTCTAAAAATCGTGCAGACTTTAGATTTTTGAATAGAGAGACGATAAAATTTAATAATATGATGAAACTCAATTGGAAAAACGCCAAGAATTTATTCTTGGCGTTTTTTTATTTGTAGAAAAGAGTTTGATTTTCATTTTAATTTCAGATTGAATCGTTAGACTTATCCAAAGTAGCGTACCAATGTTCTGTACTAAAGAGAAGGTGATTTTATGAAGCAATTAATCATTAATGCAGATGATTTTGGATTGCATGAGTTAATAAATGAAGGCATAGTAGAGGCTTATACTGCGGGTTGTGTTACAAGCACATCAATTATGGCGGGCGGGGGCGCTTTTGAACATGCCGTTAATTTGATTGAGAAACATTCAAAACTTGGTGTTGGTGTGCACTTAACACTGGTTGGAGCAAATCCAGTAGCACGCAGTGATATTCATACCTTGTTGACACAAGATGGAGCTTTTCTTCCTAACTATAGTCAATTTATTAAGAGATATGTTAGTGGTCAAATCTCTAACGAACATATAGAATGGGAATTTTTATGCCAAATGCAGAAAGTGGCGGGCACAGGAATTAAAATAACGCATATTGATAGCCACCAACACTTGCATGTCCTGCCGGGAATACAAAAAATTATTTGCAGGGTCGCCAGAGAGTTTGGCGTTGACAGAATGAGAATACCAGCGGAGCCTGTAGGGTTTATAGGAATGGGAGACTATAATATAAATCGATTTTTTGCGAGAGCAGCTCTTACTGGATGTTCATTCTTGGCGCAAAGAGTTTATGCAAGAGAGGGTTTCGTGTTTCCACAACATTTTTTTGGAATGCTGGAAGGTGGAGCTATGACGCAATTATCTTTATCGCATATTTTGCAAGAGCTGCCAAATGGAATATCTGAAATCATGGTACATCCAGGGAAGGAAACAGCTACGTTAGGGCAGTTGTTCCCTTGGAGCTACCATTGGGGAGAAGAACTGATGGCATTAAAAGATGAAAAAGTTTTAGATTGTATCAAAAGGAATGAAATACAGATGATCAATTATGGTGATTTGGAAAAGCGGTGTGAATAAATCGGCTGTAGATTTTTTCATCGTATTTTCAGAATAACTTGTTAAGCTCAGTTAGAAAAAAATGTTGTGGGACAAGCATATGGTTTGTTTTTATAGATAAGTTTGTAAAAATTCGGGTTTTTATACGTTGTAAGGGAGATTGGATTCATTAAAATAAGTCGAAATTGATGTGTTTAGCAATCATGTAGATAAGGTGGAGAGAAAAAATGAAACTGATCTCAATCGTTGTACCTGTTTTTAATGAACAGGAGAATGTGAAGATGTTTTATCAGGAAGTAAATAAATATATGGATTCTTTGAGGTATGAATACGAACTGATTTTTATTGATGATGGTTCAAAAGATGATACTGCTATGATCCTTAAACGATTGGCACAACAGGATGGAAAGGTTAAAGCAATTTTTTTAGCCCGGAATTTTGGACACCAAGTAGCATTAACTTGCGGACTTGATTATGCCAGAGGGGATGCAGTAATTACTATGGATGGTGATTTGCAGCATCCGCCGGAATTACTACCAGATTTACTGGAAAAATGGGAAGAAGGATTCGATATAGTACAGACTGTCCGAATTGATACTATCGGTGTTTCTAGATTAAAGAAATTTACTTCAGCTATGTTTTATCGCTTAATCAATATTATGTCCAGTGTTGATATTATAGCGGGTGGCTCAGATTTTCGGTTGATAGATAAGAAAGTGGTACAGACGTTTCATTGTTTTAAGGAAAAAGCTCGTTTCATTCGGGGGATTATTGGTGACATGGGATATAGGCAAGTGCAGATTGAATTTGTGGCATCTGAGCGCTTTGCAGGCAGATCTAAATTTTCTCCTAAAAAAATGTTTTCTTTTGCGTTAGACGGAATCACAGCGTATTCAAAGCTGCCTTTGCGCTTTGCTTTTTATCTAGGGTTAATTTTCGGGATTTTAAGTTTTGGATTAACCTTGGATGTAGTTTATACAAGAGTGTTTACGAACGATGCTGTTCCAGGATGGGCTACAATAGCCGCTAGTATATTACTCTTAGGGGGCATTCAATTGGTGGGCTTGGGTATCATTGGTGAATATATCGGTCGTATTTTTGAGGAAGTCAAGGAAAGACCTCTCTATTGGGTGCGGTCTGAGCTGAATAGTCGGACTGAAGTGATTTCTCAAAAAAATAACGATGAAAATAGCTTGAAGTATTAGATATGACAGAATTTTTTGGGCGCGTAATGATGGAAGGAGAAGGTGAAATGAAAGTTCTTGTAACAGGAGGCGCGGGCTTTATTGGCTCACACATTGTAGATTTATTAGTTCAATCTGATATACAGGTAACTATTTTAGATAATTTGAGTACTGGATCTCTTAGAAATATCAATCCCAAAGCGAGTTTTGTAAAAAAGGATATCCGGGATAAAGATCTTAGAAAATTAATGGAGTGCACAGGGTTTAATTATGTTATTCATCAAGCTGCCCAAACGATGGTTTCAAATTCTTTAAAGAATCCTTATTACGACTGTGATGTAAATATTCGTGGATTGGTTAATCTTTTAGAAGCAAGTCGATGGACAGGCGTAAAGAGGATCATTTTTGCATCAAGTGCGGCTATTTATGGTGATACACCAATATTGCCGATTACTGAAGAAGGTGAAAAGGATCCAGTATCTTTCTATGCAGAGAGTAAGTTGACTGGGGAACATTATTTAAATTTATATCAGAAAAACTTTGGGTTAGAGTATGTCGCACTGCGGTATGCAAATGTCTATGGAGAACGTCAAGGTGACAGTGGTGAAGGGGGTGTCATCAGTACATTTTTAAATAGACTCATGCATGATCAGAGATTGACTGTATATGGTGATGGAAAACAGACACGGGATTTTATCTATGTTAAGGATGTTGCTATGGCAAATTATCAGGCATTATTTACGCGTGAAGCAAATCGGAGTTGCAATATTAGCACGGTGCAAGAAACTAGCCTTCGGGATCTGATTGAAACGTTATCCCGGGTCTGTGGAAAACAGCCAGAAGTGACAAACATGGCACCGCGTGAGAATGATATACGTCATTCGGTATTAGATAATCAGTCTGCAGTTAGTAACCTGAACTGGCATCCGACGTATACGTTAGAAGAAGGTCTTTATTCGATGCTGAGAGCATATCAACACTAAATTTTCGTTTGAGTAATGAGAATGAAAATAGAATAGAAAGGGACTATTGGTACAATGAAAAATAAAAAGACTTGGCTCTCGATTTCATTGATTCTATGTATAGGTGGCATGCTCATGTTTACATTTTTGGGAATTCATCCCTTGTTGGATCCTGATGAACCTGTATATGCTGAGACGGCCAGAGAAATGTTGCAATTTCAGGATTTTATTTCTCCGCGCATTTATGGTGAGTTTTGGTATGATAAGCCTCCGATGTATTATTGGCTCGTGGCAGCGGCATTTTCTATTTTTGGTCAAGGGGAGTTTGCGGCTAGAGTTCCATCGGCTTTTTTCGCTGTAAGTGGAGCTGTTCTCGTCTATTTATCAGGACGAAAACTTTTTAATGAACGAGCTGGATTGCTTAGCGCATTGGTTTTGGTCACTAGTTTTGAATATTTTTATCTTGGTAATGCAGCCGTTACTGATATGACGTTAACCTTTTTTATGACAGCGGCTTTGTTATCGTTTTTGCATCAAAAATATAATCTGCTGTACGTATTAGCCGCACTTGCAGTCGTGACTAAAGGGCCGGTCGCTATTTTTTTCTGTGGTCTAATTATTAGTTTATATCTAGGGGTAACAGGTAGTTTCAATAGCATAAAGACAATAAAAATTATTCGTGGCAGTGTAGTTTTTGCTTTGATTGCTTTGCCCTGGTATGGCGTAATGTATTATCTTCATGGAATGACGTTTATTGAGACTTTTTTGGGCTTTCACAATGTAACTCGTTTTTTGCAGCCAGAGCACGTGTCTGGTGCAGTTTGGTATTATTATATTCCTGTATTACTTCTAGGTTTTTTCCCGTGGTCAGCCTGTCTAGTACAGGCTTTTCTTTCAGCAATGAAAGAAAAGGGGCAGTATCGTAATGTCTGTATATTTTTAGAGATATGGATATTCGTTATATTTTTATTTTTTTCGATATCACAGACAAAACTCGTTTCATATATCTTACCAATATATCCTCCATTGGCATTACTGATTGGTTATTATTTTGACAAAATATGGACGGAAAAGCGATATAAGGCGTTAATTTCTTTTGCAGGATTTTTGGGACTCATTGTTGCTGTTTTGAGTATTGTCATGTCATTTACCGGAATAGGGACAACGGTAAATTTGATATCCGTTGTCAAGGGGGTAACGATAATTTTAAGTGGGGTAGCGATTTTAGTTCTATTTCAGAGCTTTCGTCATAATTTCCGTGCTGTATTTACTACGACGGTATTAGGAATGATCATATTTCTAGTGTTTTTAATGAAGTGGGGTATGCCCATACTTGCTCCTGCTTTTTCGGTGAAAGCATTTGCTGATCAATTTCAACAGCAATACAGTGGGCAAGCCCCAGTATATATCGAAAAATTTTATCGACCGGGCTTTATGTATTACACGGGAATTGCAGGTTTTGAATTTAGCGAGGAACAGCTGAGAACAGCTCTTTCTAGTGAAAAAGGCAGAGCATACTTTGTTATGAAAAAGACAAGCTTTGAAAGTTTACCCTCGTCGATACAGAGTCAACTTCGGCTACTTGTTGATCAAGAAGATGTAATGCTTTTATTTTATGAAAACAATGAACATTCTCTCAGAAAGGGACTATGACAATGAAAGTATTTAGTAATGTAAATTCGTTTATGCGTGCCAACAAAATGTATGTGCGTATATTTTTATTTTCGTTTTTTGCTTATATGTTTTTTAATCAGGCAATGCCTATTACAGATCCGGTAGAATCGAATTATGCGTTGACAGCGAAAGAGATGGTATTGACAGCGGACTGGATATCACCAAGAATTTATGGTAATGTATGGTTTGATAAACCTGTATTTTTTTATTGGCTTACAGCCTTAACTTTTAAGTTCTTTGGTTTTTCCGCGTGGGCAGCGCGGTTAGTGCCAGCTTTTTTTGCCTCTGTAGGTTTGGTTCTGCTGTATTGGTTTACGAGCAAAATTGCATCGCGGAAGACAGCAATTTTAGCTGTAATCATTATGGGAACATCCTTTGAATATATGATTTTAGCAAAATTGATTATTACGGATATGGTGTTTTTTTTATTTAACTGCGCTGCTTTAGGCTTTTTTTATCTAGGATATGTAAGAATGGATGGTTGCAAGTGGTGGTATCTTGCAGCTTATGTTAGCATGGCTTTTGCTGTATTGACTAAGGGCCCGATTGGTGTTTTGCTGCCTGGTTTGGTAATCATTGTTTTCATTGCGACACAGCGTAATTGGGCAGAGCTCAAAGCAATGTTTTTGCCAACTGGAGTCTTTTTATTTGCTGTTGTAGCTCTGCCGTGGTATGTTACTATGTATGCCCTACATGGTACTGCGTTCATCGATACTTTTTTCGGTGTGCATAACTATCTTCGCGCAACAGTTTCCGAACATCCTAAGGATAATGTGAGCTATTATTATTTTGCTGTATTTGTAATCAGCTTGTTGCCTTGGTCTGCTTTAGCGATAAAATCTTTGATTCAGGGCGGAAAAAAATTGCTCCATCAAACTTCTTCATTATATGTATTCTTTTTTGTTTGGATTGCTGCTTACTTTGGTTTTTATTCGCTGATGGCAACCAAGTATCTGACTTATACATTTCCCATTCTTTTTCCGATAGCAATTTTGACTGCTGTTCACCTGGAGCAAATACTAAAGAGTGAGCGAGTGGCGACGATTTGCTATTGGATCGGAATTCCGGTATTATTGCTTGGGGTGGTTTATGTATTTGCCGCTTACCGATATTTATCTGGGGCAAATTTTCAAATGGTTATGATTAGTTTGTTAACATTTTTGGTATTTAGTATGTGGAAAGCGAGGAAAAAAAACACGGATGATATTTTCAAGTTGATCTGTTTGTGGCAACTGGGAATATATATTATACTTTGTGTTTTTATATATCCTGTTATAGCAGAAAATCGCTCAGGAAAAAAAATCGCAGAGAGTATGATTTATCTTGGTGCGGAAAAAATAGGAATGTATCAGTTTTACAGTACTTCAGCAGTTTTTTATAGTGACGAGATTGCAGTTAAGCTCACCTCGTCGGAGGTCGTGGATTCAACACAGTCAAAAGAACTCGACTGGTCAAGCAAATATACTATGCCAATACAAGAACTTACTGATTTTGGAGAACAATGGCAATCTTCTAATAGTTTGGTTGTCGTACCTGATAAACAAAGAGAAAATTTTCTGCTGAATGCAGATCCGTATAGATATCAGTTGCTAAAGCGTATAGAGGGTGTGTCTTATTATTCAATAATAAAATGATAATATTATAGAGCGTGAGGCAGGAGAGGCCTTTATTAGAGTCTTGTTTGCCGAGGGTGATACTGAACTGAGAAAGTTGATCAGTGTCGGAGAAATCTAATGTTTGCGTTGAATGAGTATTGAATGGAGACTTGGATTGGAATATGCGCTTTACAATCCTTATGATATAGTAAATTTAGATTGGATGCTGTCTGGACAAACTGGCATTGCTGCTTTCAATCAGAGAATTTGCTTATAATCATTGAGAAGAAGTTAGTATACAACACGAAATTTAGTAGGGGATTGGGTTATAAGGTGGGATTTAAAAATGTTTACGAAAACCCGTAAACGATTAACTTTGCATTATGTGACGGTTATGATGCTGCTCATGGCGGCTTTTATTGTCATGAGCTCGGTAGGCGTATTTTGGATATTGTATCAAGAAGAAAAGCATGATCTACTTTCTTTGGCGGAGGAAGAGGCCCGAGAGCAAGTGAGAATGTACAAAGAAAAAGATACTTATTTTGAGTCGTTGACGAAGAAAACTAAAAATAACGTGGATGACGAGGATGTTTTCTATTATGTGTTTGATACCAAACAACAGATGACTGCAGCTAAAGAGCCAGCCTATGTAATTCGAAGTGGTGCATTAGGTATTATAAGCGATTGGGATGTAGACGACGGAGACGTTGCTTTTAGAAAAATTCGTCTTGATAATGGTGATCAAGCTGTAGTGCTGTTGTGTAGTACAAAAATGTATGATGGAGATCAAGAACTAGGCGCCGTTTTTATGGGTGAAGACGTCAGTGTTGAATATCTAATATTAAAGATGTTGTTCTTCGTTATGGTTTTAGTCTCAATTATTTTTCTGATCGTCGCTGCTTTTGCCGAGCATTTGTTGGCCAGGAAGGCAATGACTCCGATTAAGCAGGCTTTTTCCCGTCAGCGTGAATTCACCGCCGATGCTTCTCATGAATTGCGTACACCTCTGAGTGTTCTCCAGCTTTCTTTGGAAGCAGTGAGAAATGATGATGATCAGATGCTATCATCATTTTCTACACAAGTTCTAGAGGATATGAATGGTGAGATTCACAGAATGACAAAACTCATAACAGACTTATTAACTTTGGCACGCGCGGATGCGGGCACAACGAATATTTTAAAAGAGAAATTTGATCTGATTGCTATGGCAGAGGTTCTTATTCGTTCAGTACAGCCACTCGCAGTAGTGAATGAAGTCAAACTAAAAATGCAAGGTGAAGAAGTAGCGTTTATTATGGCCGATCGAGAAAGGATAAACCAACTACTTTTGATTTTGATTGATAATGCAATTAAGTATACTCCTGCTGGTGGTGAAGTTACTGTTCTGATCACAAGAACAACGAGTCCTAAACCATTTGTTACAATTGTTGTAAATGATACAGGAGAAGGAATTTCGGAGAAAGATAAAACATTGATTTTTGAACGGTTTTACCGAGTAGATAAGTCAAGATCGCGTGAAGAAGGTGGTACTGGGCTTGGGTTATCTATTGCCAAGTGGATTGTAGATGTTCATGGTGGAACAATAAAAGTGGAAAGTACTTTGGGGAGAGGTAGTTCATTTATTATTTGCTTGCCAATCTGATCATTATAATATTTGATCGAGGCGATTTATAGGGACACTTACAGAAACCTTCATTGATTTTATTGACGTATAGGGGTATTAATGGGACTTGAAAATGCTTGTGTACCAATTCCAAGCGAATTTATTCTGGGTATTTCTGGATATCTGATATTTACAGGTCAGATGGATTTTACAGGAGCACTATATTATAGAGAGTGAGGAAGGAGGATGGCTTTATGAGAGTGTTGCTTGCCGAGGATGATACTAAGCTGGGGAAGTTGATCAAGCATATGTTGGAGAAATCTGATATACGAATTGATTGGGTAGTGAATGGAGACTTGGCGTTGGAATATGCGCTTTACGATCCTTATGATGTAGTGATTTTAGATTGGATGATGCCAGGACAAACAGGCATTGCTGTTTGCAACCAGCTACGTAAACAAGGTTATAATGGGGCTGTTTTAATGCTGACTGCAAAAGATGCTGTTGATGATCGAGTGCTAGGTTTAGACACTGGTGCAGATGATTATATTGTCAAGCCATTTGAGTTTGCAGAGCTGTTGGCTAGGCTTCGAGCTCTGGCTAGACGCAGTAATATAAAATTAACAGAAGATATTATGCAATTTGGTAATTTGATTTTTGATGGACTGACACATTGTATTAGACAGGGAGCTACTGAGGTGCAACTGACTAGTCGAGAGTTTCAATTGCTTAATTTATTGGTTCGTAATCAGGACAGTGTAATTCCTCGAGAAATTATTTTGGATCGAATATGGGGATTAGAAACAGAAGTATCTTCCAATAATTTGGATGCTTACGTCCGGTTGTTGAGGCGAAAACTTACGCCCTTTAAGAATGTGGTTATTATACAGACAGTTCGTGGGGTTGGGTATAAATTGAGTGTTCAAAATCTATGTAACAATTTATAAAGGAGTATGTTTTGTATGAAATTGTTCACATACTCTGAATTGCTCGCATTGACGTCATAGTAAAAAAGGTTGTAAGATGATGGAGTGATTTATGTGGAAAGTTTTTCATATGTCGAGCGGTATGATTATGATCGTAGTAAGGAAAAAGAGGTGAGCTCTTGCGAATAAAAATCTTAATCATGGCCCTAGTGTTCATATTTTTGCCAAGTATGCAGGCGCTTGCAGATGACGATAGCAAAGAGCGTGATCAACCAAGTGTTTTTTCTCATCAAGATATTCAAATTAATCCACAGCAGTATATTGAACGACTTTTGGTATCAAGTGCTAATGCTGTCGTTGCAGGAGAAATTGCGGAGGAAGTCATCATTGTCGATGGTGATTTGACTGTTTTGCCTAGTGCGAAAATTCGTGGGAAGATTATTATATTAGGTGGGCAATTGAAAAATCAATCAGGGAATGTCATGGCGAAGACTCCATGGATTATTGCGCCTGTAAAATTTTCTTTTACGGCGGTCGTTCTTATTGGAGTCATACTTTTTTCTGTTGGCGGTCTTATTGTGGTACCGTATTTATTGTGGACGTTTATTCGAATACTAAGTCGGTTTCCTTTTTTTATACGCTTTAAAGACCGACTATTGAAAATAAGAGATCAGTGGCCATTCCTTTATATTGCAATAACACTTATTTTTAGTGCATTGATGTTAAGTCTGTTCATGGCAGTGGCATGGCAAACCATATTTCGTCAATCGACAGGTGTATTTGATAGCGTATTTATTTGGTGCATTCGTTATTTTGCATCCAGTGAGTTAGATCTAATTATGATTAGAATAACCAACCTTGGTTTCAGCTTCTTTTATGGAAGTATAGTTTTTATTACAGTTTCCGTATTGGCGTTTCTTCGACGTTGGATTGAGCTTAAAGGATTGGCTGTTTGTCTACTAGGCGGAACTGTTTTAAATGAAATATTGAAACATACGTTTGAACGTACTCGACCGGAAGTTTTTCATATAGTGGCTGCATCAGGGTTTAGCTTTCCGAGTGGCCATGCGATGACATCTTTATGTTTTTATGGAATGGTGACTTTTTTTCTTGTTCGGAATCGATCGCGGCACTGGATTATTGTAGGGACTGTTGCGGCAGTTATACTTATAGCATCTATAGGTATAAGCAGAATTTACTTAGGGGTTCATTACCCTAGTGATATCGTAGCAGGATATGCTGCTGGTGCGACTTGGTTAAGTTTTTCTATTTCATTGGTAATGTGGTGGGAAAAGAAGAGGGAGCAGTTACTCTTAAAACAATAAAATTGCATAGCACCCTATCGACAGAACTGTGAGGCGTAAAATTATCGCAGAGAAAACTAACGCATTTGAAGAGCTGACTGCCGCATAAATGTTTTAGGGATATTGGCTGTAGGTTGGAGGTTAAAAATGTTTGCAAAAATTCGTAATCAATTAACTCTGCGTTATGCGATGGTTATGATGTTATTAATGATAGCTTTTATTATTACGAGTGCCGCAGGTTTACTTTGGGTTCTTTATGAAGAAGAAAAGCATGATTTACGATCCTTTACAGAAGAAGAGGCTAGAGAACAAGTTGGGATATACAAGGAAAAAGATGCTTTTTTTCAATTACCGACAAAGGAATCTGAGAGTAATGATCATGGTGCTAAGATTTTTTATTATGTTTTTGATACCGATCAACAGATGGCTGCAGCTGAAGAGCCGGCTTATGCAATTCGAAGTGGTGTGTTGCGTATTATAGATGAGTGGAAGGAAGCTAACGGAGAAGTTGCCTTGAAAAAATTTCGTCTTGCGAATGACGATAGAGTCGTTGTTATGTTATGCAGTATGAAGATATATGATGGAGATCAAGAACTAGGCACTGTTTTTATGGGGGAAGATATTAGCGATTATTATCAAATGCTAAAAGTGTTACTAGCTGTCATGGTTTTTGTATCTTTAATTTTTTTAATTATTGCTGCTCTAGCTGGACATTTATTAGCGGGAAAGGCGATCATACCAATTAAACAGGCTTTTTTTCGACAGCGTGAATTTGCCGCCGATGCTTCTCATGAATTGCGTACACCCCTGAGTGTTCTCCAGCTTTCTTTGGAGGCAGTGAGAAATGATGATGATCAAATGCTATCATCATTTTCTACGCAAGTTTTGGATGATATGAATGTTGAGATTCGCAGAATGACAAAACTCGTAACAGATTTATTAACTTTGGCACGTGCTGATGCGGGAACAAAAAATATTCTAAAAGAAAAATTTGATCTGATTGCTATGGCGGAGGATCTTATTCGCTCAGTGCAGCCACTCGCGGCAGTGAATGAAGTTAAATTGAAAATGCAAAGTGAAGAAGTTGTGTTTATTATGGCTGATCGAGAAAGGATAAGCCAACTACTTTTGATTTTGATTGATAATGCAATTAAGTATACGCCTGCTGGTGGTGAAGTTGCTGTTCTGATTACACGAACAACGAGTCCTAAACCATTTGTTACAATTGTTGTAAATGATACAGGAGAAGGAATTTCGGAGAAAGATAAAATATTGATTTTTGAACGGTTTTACCGAGTAGATAAGACAAGATCGCGTGAAGAAGGTGGTACTGGGCTTGGATTATCTATTGCCAAGTGGATTGTAGATGTTCATGGTGGAACAATAAAAGTGGAAAGTACTTCGGGGCGAGGTAGTTCATTTATTATTCGTTTGCCAATCTGATGATTATAGTACTTGATAGGGGTGATTTATATGGAAAATCTTTGGTTAGTATTTGGGTTGCTATCTGCTATCACGGCGGCACTTGTGGCGGTATTTGGTAAAATTGGTTTGCAATCAGTCGATGCAAATGCTGCTACAGCAATTAGAGCAGTTATAATGGCGACGTTTTTGATTCTAGTCGTTGTTTTCCAGGGAACGTTGAAGGAAATTCCCGAAATCATTGCTGATAGAAAAGCTATTACGTATATAGCGCTCAGTGGCATTGCTGGCGCATTGTCGTGGTTATTTTATTTTTTAGCTCTTAAATTTGGTAATGTATCGCAGGTTGCACCTATAGATAAGTTAAGTGTTGTAATTGCCACGATTATTGCTGTGATCTTATTAGGGGAAAAAAATCAGCGTTTTAGGAGGCTTTGGCATAGCTTTGATTGCGCTTGGAGCGATACTTGTAGCG from Massilibacillus massiliensis carries:
- a CDS encoding phosphatase PAP2 family protein — encoded protein: MRIKILIMALVFIFLPSMQALADDDSKERDQPSVFSHQDIQINPQQYIERLLVSSANAVVAGEIAEEVIIVDGDLTVLPSAKIRGKIIILGGQLKNQSGNVMAKTPWIIAPVKFSFTAVVLIGVILFSVGGLIVVPYLLWTFIRILSRFPFFIRFKDRLLKIRDQWPFLYIAITLIFSALMLSLFMAVAWQTIFRQSTGVFDSVFIWCIRYFASSELDLIMIRITNLGFSFFYGSIVFITVSVLAFLRRWIELKGLAVCLLGGTVLNEILKHTFERTRPEVFHIVAASGFSFPSGHAMTSLCFYGMVTFFLVRNRSRHWIIVGTVAAVILIASIGISRIYLGVHYPSDIVAGYAAGATWLSFSISLVMWWEKKREQLLLKQ
- a CDS encoding sensor histidine kinase — its product is MFAKIRNQLTLRYAMVMMLLMIAFIITSAAGLLWVLYEEEKHDLRSFTEEEAREQVGIYKEKDAFFQLPTKESESNDHGAKIFYYVFDTDQQMAAAEEPAYAIRSGVLRIIDEWKEANGEVALKKFRLANDDRVVVMLCSMKIYDGDQELGTVFMGEDISDYYQMLKVLLAVMVFVSLIFLIIAALAGHLLAGKAIIPIKQAFFRQREFAADASHELRTPLSVLQLSLEAVRNDDDQMLSSFSTQVLDDMNVEIRRMTKLVTDLLTLARADAGTKNILKEKFDLIAMAEDLIRSVQPLAAVNEVKLKMQSEEVVFIMADRERISQLLLILIDNAIKYTPAGGEVAVLITRTTSPKPFVTIVVNDTGEGISEKDKILIFERFYRVDKTRSREEGGTGLGLSIAKWIVDVHGGTIKVESTSGRGSSFIIRLPI